The window TATAAACCAATGCTTTCAAGCCTtcagataataataacaataataaaatttccATTCTAGTTAATTTTTTCAGAGTATTGGGGAATAAGGAAAGTTCtcctttcttgttttaaaatcagCATAAGCCCCATATCCAGACATGACACTCATGCATCCAGAGCCAATGTCATATACCAGTAAAGCAGCAGAAGTCCTGAAGAAACCATCAGTGAATCAAATTCTGTGGTCTATCAAAAGAATACTTGAGAAACAGTTTGCTCGACATTAAGAACTATATTAATGTACAATATTTAATAATCAAAGAGAAGCAGATCATCTCATTCAATAGATATCAATATAATTtttgagaaaagcaaattaatttaCATTAAATGTTAGAAATGAATATTAGAAAAGAATCATTAATGTTAGAAACAGCTCTTTGTGATGGGGGAGATGgattagtgatgctttctatcaACCACAATGCATCTATTCTGAAGACCTTAGGAAATGTGGAGGGTAACTGTTTCAGACCATCAAATGGAGAAAGATAACTGAAGTGTCTCTGACACACAGATGTTATTTTTCAGGAATAATCAAAGCAGGTGCTCAGAAAGCCTTTCTTACCTTTACCTCCGAAGACAACCGATGCTTCCAGGGATAGGGTTTCTTGGGAAGCCTGAGCTCGCTCATTTTGCTGTTTAAGAACTTAGACTTTAATCCAGAATCTGACAACAGAGACTGCCCTGCTGCCTCCTGCTCTGATGCTGGTGGATCAGGCAAagaaggaggaagcagaggatCTGGGAGAATGGGAAAGTAGAGACCAGGGCTCCTTCCCAGCTGTCTGTTTGTCAGACCTAAgctgaagagagaagagaaacttTGAAGTGGGTGAAACATGGAGTTTAagtaaatgttttactttttatacaCATAAAAATGTACAAATCATAAATGTACACTTTTCACAAAGTAAAAATACCCAGGTGACTAGCACCCAAGTAATGGATTATTACCAGTACCTCAGGAGCCTCCTTTAAgtgcccccttccctctcctaccCAAGGGGAATCCTTACCTTGATTTTTAATAattagttttgtctgtttttaaaaacaaaactctatTTAAACTTTGTTTTAGATTCTTATTACTCCCTACTGAGTACTCCTCCCTTTTTACtaacttattattttatattgggttatagctgattaacaaggttgtgatagtctcaggtgaacagtgaagggactcagccatacatatatgtgtattcattctcccccaaactctatTTAAACTCCTAAAAGAAGGTAACTTTTGTCTTGTTtcacttaaaatgtatttatgagATCTATCCATGGTGTTGCATATTGTGGTCTATTTAATCTCATTGCTGTATGAATAGaccataatttttaaatcatctttctCTTGACAATTAAGTTGTTTGCTGttgggctattataaatagtgctccTATGAACATTGTTGTACATCTTTTTCCAAATATCTGTGTACATTTCTAAGTGAAATGTCTAAATCATTGGAATGTCAAAATTTAGCTTTAGGAGATATCACCAAGAAATTTTCCCCGATTTCTTTTATACTCACAGTCATAGGgtgtgagagttccagttgcttcacATCTTGCCAGTGTTtgctgttttccattttcttttatttttccctttctgttaaGCATGTAGTggtatcttactgtggttttgatgtTCATTTCTCAAAAGTCTAAGGAAGTTGAGGGCCAATTTATACATATAGACCACTTGAATTTTCCTTTTATGAAGTCCTTTTTCAAAACATTTGCCTATTGGGTAGTCtaggttttttctctttttttcctgtgttcaattttcccatccattttactactcctctcttttattcttcttttggtTTACTACAAACTCTCCTTCCTCTCTAAACTGTAAATACCCAGAAGACAGAGTCAGAATGTTCTCATCTCAGCATCACCCTCAGAGCCTGGCAATCAGATTCCTTTAAAGCACTAGCTCAAAAACATCCATTGATTTGTATTAGGAGATTCTCATTGTCTTCTAAATTAGCCCAGGGTTCTAGTTCCTGTGGTTCTACTTGGCTTCTAAACATGCTAAGAATTTCTCCTCTATGATGGCTGTAGCAAAACTGACATCAGCTCTTTGTGTAGAGACAGGCTAGAGGGTGTGTTTTAAGTACTAGGAGTCAGAATTAATTCCTCTTGGGGTTGATGATGACTATCTGAGACTCttgagaaaataaggaaactcTAAAAAAGGTCAAATGATCTTTTTTAATCTTGAAAAGAATTTCTCTGGTGTGTGATATTGTTCTATGATTTCTTACATCTTATGTCTTtagatttcttcttttccatttaaacCTTCATTTCATTCGAAAATGTCTTTGTTGCCTTCCTCCAATTTTCACTCTATGGTCCAAACTATCTCATTGTCTCCTCTAAAAGTTACCACGTTGCCTCCCTTcacattcattctttttacatTATAGATTTTCCAATTCTATCTGCTCTATCCTATGATCTTTAGCTAATCTAATTTAATCTCCTTGTCATTTCCTGGTTGTTAATTTCCTGGAAATAGTTAGATAAGTAAATATCTATTTTGCATGATGGAAATAATCCTagtgtaaataattttaaaatgacccATTTAATTTTAGCATCTGAATTTTAATAGAATGTAACCACATAAATAAGCATCCATATTTCTCAatgtataaaaacaataaaaatgttaattacgTGGATTACAGCCTTAAAATTATATTCTGTGCTGAGCTATATAACATACGACTATGGatatagtcggagaaggcaatagcaccccactccagtactcttgcctggaaaaccccatggatggaggagcctggtgggctgcagtccatggggttgctaagagtcggacatgactgagcgacttcactttcacttttcactttcatgcattggagaaggaaatggcaacccactccagtgttcttgcctggagaatcccagggacaggggagcctggtgggctgccgtctatggggtcgcacagagtcggacacgactgaagcgacttagaagtaGCAGTAGCATGGATATAGTAGATATTTTCTGCACCTATAATAACCCCCATGAAGGTACTCATCAGTGATTATTTTctcacagatttttatttttctagttctttccaaaaaggaaaattcaaagGCAACAAGATTAATGTTTCAGGTTTTCCCAGCAGTTGTAAACCCTGGGTGTGTGTTACAAATACTGGGAAGTGTCTAAAAACTAGTGATATCTGGGCTGTACCCCAGACCAATTCATTCAGAATCTCTGAAGTAGATCCCATTCACCTGAATGTTTTAGAGACTCCCCAGGGAAATTGAACATGCAACCAAAATTGAGAACTGCCAAGTCTGTGGCCAAGAATAACAATAAgtaaaaaaatgttgaaaagttAATGCAAAGTACTACATTTAAGTTTGCAACTATATCCTCAGAGACGGGTGAGAGTCCTTTCTTTGGCCCAGTGCTGGATTTCTGCTTGTCCAAATGTGAGGTAAAAAACCAGGCCAAACATGTTGACAGCAGCAGCTAGGAAAAATACATTCCTCCAACCAGACACAGAATCCTGgaggcaaaaaaacaaacaaacaaacaaaaaaaccaccaaaaatcAGAATTATCAGTCTCAGAGTTGCTTCTCCATCAGTTCTAGAAAGCCTCCATTTTGTATATTGCAACACTGATCATAAGAATCTAGGGAATGATATGCAATAACACCTTGAATTCTCAAAGAAAGTTTGGTGAAACTGTTGGAAACAAAGGATGCTAAAAAGCACACTGGGTTCTGACTtggaataatttttcttaaacacCCCCAAATCAACATATActaatatttttctagaaatccGGATCTAGAGTCTTGAAAATATTGTATTACTCATTTAAATTATGCCTAAAATAACAGCTTGGAGATCGTCACTCTTCTGTTTTTGGCTGTTGACATCAATTGCAATAACCCCCTGAATAGACACCTCAATATGATGTGAGTCATATTTGGTCTGACTGTATGAGTCTCCTCTTGAAACCCTTGTAAGTCATAGTTTATTTCTGGCATTATAGTCACAGTGGATTCCTAGCAATTTGGTAAAAAAGTAACCTGAAAATAGGTCACCTAGAGATGTATTAAAacgatttttttgtttttgtttttggtaagtTGACTCATGCCTGTCCTGCCATCCCAGCCTGGTTCTGCCTTTCCATCTTCCCTACCAGCCCACACTTGGTACTGAGCAAGCCTCATGGGCCATCCTCCCTGCTTTGTCTCACAGCCATTTGTTTAACCCATGATTCAAACTCTCTCTAAGCTGGTCTTGGGACCCTTTGTGTTTCcgtttcataatttttttagaaattggGATTAACATGAGCAGACTTTTTGTAACTTTCCCCTTTCGCTCCTGTGACTTCATCTATTATCCTTGACATGTATCATTCACTCTAGTCATAAgagctgtttcattctttttttcttctaggaaGTCACATGTGTTATTTTCTCTGCCCGAACTGCTCATTTTTATCAATCTAAcagctattcatttttttttagaaattcagCTTATACTTCTCTTTCCCTGGAAAATCTGACTTACCAGTGTCTGACTTAGAGTCCCCTACAAACAGAACAATTGTGCTGATATTGATGTTGATTTTCCCCATCAGATCACATAGTCCTTGAGAACAGGGGCCCAGTTGTCAATCCCCAGTGCCTAAAACGATACCTGCCACTTGCAGATGTTCAATAAACTGGCCCAACCTGACTGATAAGGAATCCGGTGGCAGTGGAAGAGATGATTCCTGCAATGAGCCCAAATCCCCTTGAGATTCCCATGAGGAAACTTGCATATCTGTGGAGAGATGATTTTATAGATGATTTTATATAGAAAGCTGCCTACATCTTTTCAGTAACTCAACACTAATGCCATTCAGCTCTAATAGCAAAGTCATTTAGACTACTGCAGATTTTTTGTTCACTTCAACACTGCTCAGGCAATATCAGTTTGCAAATCCTGAAATCACTTTTCTATCAACTcaacatctgactctttgagaccccatggactgtagcccacccagctcctctgtccatgggatttcccatgcaagaatactacagtgggttgccatttcctactccaggggatcttctcaacccagcgattgagcccgagtctcctgtgtctcctgcattggcgcgtgaattctttaccactgcaccaccttgaAGCCACAACACCAGCTCAACAACGAAGAAGCAGTTCTATCTCCCAGAAGCCCAGGTTCCCACCCCAGTATCTTAGTATGGCAGGCAGTTAGAGCAGTGGATGAGACAACAGACTCTGGAGAGATGGCTTGGGTCCAAATCCTGACTCTGCCTTTGCATGACCTCAGGCATGTCACTTAACTTTCTTGTGCCTCTTTCATCTATCTCTCTTATAAAGTGAAGATACCAATAAGGCATGTAATTGTGCAGATCAGATGTGTTGAtatatgagagtgaaagtgaaagtcactcagtcgtgtcagagtcttcgcaaccccatggactacacagtccatggaattctccaggccagaatactggagtgggtagcctttcccttctccagggtatcttcacaacccagggatcaaacgcaggtgtCCCACATtttggatggattctttaccagctgagccacaagggaaatccaagaatactggagtgggtagcctatcccttctccagcagatcttcccctaatccaggaattgaacagaggtctcctgcactgcaggcatattctttaccaactgagctatcgggggGTTGATGTGTGAGAAGTCCTTAAAATAGGGTTTGGCTCATggcaagcatatatatatatatatatatatatatatatatatatatatagtagctaATATCATCAGCACTATGGAAGCTTTTCCAAAACACATACGCATGGGTCCTTTCCTAGAACACACAGTCCAGTCTCAAGTGGGGAATCTAGGGAAGTTTTTCACCTAAATGTTATCAGCCAAGATTGGGCaccattgttttaaaaatgccttAAGTCATGGCCACATACTGACATGTCTGGCTATTTGTTAGTACTCTGCCATCAATTTGTGCATGTCAACAACAAGAAGGAGTTACAAAAAGACTGAGTCTAAACCTCCAGAAAGGCCTGGGGAAGGGGACAAACAGGTAATGATCTTACCGGGGGGCAACATCTAAGGTGTTGATGATGAATCCAGAGTCACACAGGTTACTGGTCCCAGGAATAAGTATCAGCAAAATAATGGTTGTTGTGTAACTGGAAGCCACAAAAGGGAGGGCCACAGCACACAGTGATGGAAGGAGGAGCCCTGGGCAATGGGGACACATTGTCAGGAACCTCTGACCATGTGTGGAAAAGGGGTTTGTTAACTGAGTTTTGCCTAGACTTACCTAAGGATGAAAAGAGTTTTCGGACAGTGATTAATCTAAGAAGATTCCTGGACAGGAGGAAATCTGCCAACTGACCTCCAAGAATTGTACAACTCGCAGCAGCAATAAAAGGCAGGGAGGACAGAACCCCACTCTGAAGGAGGGAAATGTATAGAGTGAGTAGTTATAAGGGTACATATGGCACCAGATTTTATTAGTGACACAGACCAACCATTAGCCCGCCCTCCTGACACTCTGAGTTGTTTTAAAGAAATTGGCGTCATTTTCTATAAGAAGAACACTGTCTCAGGTAAGACGGCCAGCACTTGCATTATACTAGTCTCCAGAGAGAGCACAAttcatttctaaaggaaattgAAGCATCAGCTAGCATGGCAACGTTTCATAGTGGTTAAAAACACAGATACTGCAGTAGCTCAATCACTGAGTAATTGTGTAATCCAGGGAAGTCTTCTCCCTCTACGTGTCCTCATTTATACAACTATGCAATGGGAATCATTACAAAACCTCTCAATCATTGTGAGGGTTAAAAGAGTGATTATATGCAAAGCCAAAATGTAGTAGGCGGCAGAGAACTATTTCTCCTCTTAGCATTAATATGTTCATAAAAGTACAGGAAGCATACTCACGTCTCTAATGTTGACACGGAGCACAGAACTGATATACGTTGGTAGGTATGTTATGATTATGGTGCATAACCAGAAATGGCTGAAAAACCCCGTGAAAATGGCCCAAAGTGGTAGGCATCTGACCATAGACTTTATGGGGACAGATCGTCTAGGAGAACTGGACTGAAAGGAAACATCTTATCAACATGGGTATTAGGACAGGTCAGAGGGTGCCTCTCCTGAGAGCCCCACACTCTACCCTGGAGGTCTCTGCATGGTCCACAAGTGAAGGGTTGCACGGTACCTGTTGAACCAGTGAAGACACGATGTGTTCCTTTTCCCTGATGCTTATGCATGGGTGATGCAAGGGGTCATCGTAAATCACTGTGAACCACAGGAGACAGCAGACACAGCcaatgctacctgggaagccaggaccCAGTTAGTTTTCAGGTAGATTTGTGAGCTGGGGGAAGAGAGTTTCCTCTGAAGTAGCATATCTCCCCCCAAAACACACTTGTTAATTCATGGTTATTTCACCATAAGGACCTAAATTTTACCATTTTCCATTTCAACCTATCTACAAATCTCCTTTTGACTAAATGTAGAATGCCATTTGACAATGTCAGAGCCCTCTGGAGAAAGCAGGAGCATGACATACCTTTGCATAGCTGATTAATTACTCTTCAGACTCCAATGGATGCATAAAATTGGTGTGGCAAGGAAAAATTTCCAACACATTTGCAAAAGATAGTGTTATCATATTCAAATGATATATCCATTAtggattttaagaaaaatatttcttaacaGTACCTGATTAACATGTGTGGGCCAAAATTGACTTGGGAGTAGCATCATTAATGAGAAAGTCATACTAGCTAGAACCATATTGAATGATACCAATTagttaaaacaaaaagacagaaacTGGTCTCATTGCTGAGATTTGTCACTTGAAAAGATTCTATTTTAAAGACTCTGGATTAATGCTCTTTAAATTCCCTCTAATTACTGGATTTatccattattttatttgtaaagctATAGGTTAGGCACTGTGACAGTACCAAAGTGATGAAAAAATTATGGAATAGATTTCTTGCCTCAATCATCTCACAGACTAGTGGAGAGGAAAAAGGGGACATAAATAATTACATGCCAACACAGCCTAGAAAAGAAATTATCAGTAACCATCACAGAGGACAGAAAGGCTTAATCTGATGGGATAAGACTTGGAAATCCCCATATGGAAGGGGACATTTAATTTGAACTTTGTAAGATTCACCTGGTAGAGAATAGGTTAAGGGTACCTTGGCAGAAATAATTATAGCAAAATATGAAGACAAATTGAAAATGTGCTTTACCAGCTTTGACATCTTAACCACATGCGGCAATTAAATGTGGCATTTCAGATGTGGTGGCAGAGATTCTAAGAAGCCTGAGGTGAGCGTGTAAGGTTGCACTCTTGATTTCTCAGAAGTCAGCACCATAAAGATGCATTTTCTCTCAAATGGGAAGAATATGGGTCATGGGTGATGTAAGCATGAGAACAAATGACTGGGAAGTGGAGATGTTAGGATTTAAGAGAAAGTGACTCACCAAAAATGTAGAAGATAAAAGGCCAGCCCAAGGCCTGGGAGATTAGTCCCCCCACACAGAGAATGATGAAGGACCCAAATGCTGCCCCTGAAGAGaagagggattaaaaaaaaaacaaaactgaggaaAAGAGCAATGGTTGAATGACTTCCCTAGATGTTATCCCAACACTGAGGTGGCAAATTTAGAATTACTGGgtaatgagagactttattccaGCTCACAGATCTCCCCCAGTAAAGTCATGGAAAATAATTAGAATTAATAAATCATAGTGATATGCCACCTGACACTTCAATGGCTCCTTTAACACCAACATGACCAAATCCAAATCCCATTTGTCATAGAAACTGTCTGTAAACATAGCCCacaatatttctttataattagAGTTACATTCTGGCAGGGGCAATATGAGATTGGCAACAGAAAAGGAAAGTCTTACAAAAACTAATAAGACGAAGTCCTTAACCTCAAGGAGATTTCAGCCCAGTGAATATGAACAAAATTCACTATTAAAGTATAACACACTAGACCTTTGAGTCTGAACATATTTTTCAGAGACTCACAATAAGAAATGTATTTTGCATGACAACACAGTATATACACAAATACCAACACACACACTTCAAACAGAAGTTTCATGAATCAATACTAAGCCTTATCGTGTGAAATTCACTTCAAAATTTTCTACtttattctattcatttttattttaaaacacttgtTTTGACCTACTACATTGATTTTATAACCCCTTAAATGGGTCCCAATAtgaaattttggggaaaaatgaaatataaatatgataGTAAAACTATAATTTTCTATGAAAGTATACGGAGAAATGAGACAGGAGAAAACTAAAATTGATGATAAAATCAACAAATTGTTTACACACCCTAAGGAGTAGGGTGGATGGAATTTTTGTAGAAAAAGAGAGACTTTAAGTGCACTTAGTATGTAGTGTGACCTGAGCCTTGCTTACAGAGGAATATTAAgtgggaaggcaggaggagaccatatatatatggtaaagcatctttcagttcagttcagtagctcagtcgtgtccgactctttgcgactccatgaaccacggCACTTTATATCTGTGTTATAACATCTTTATCTGTAAGATGGATGAATATATTGAAGATTCCCAGGCAAATTAGCAAAAATGCCCCACCTATGCTTTAAGGAGATAACTTGGCTTGATGGAAAGGCAGGTTTGAAGGAAGCAAAGAGGAGAAAGACCAGCTGGGAATATTCACAGTTAGAAGAGATGATAACTACACTGGAAGGAGCCAGAATACAGGAGGGTTGTTTTTGTAGTAAAAATCTGCAGGATGCAGCCACTCATTGGACCGGGGCTGAGAGGCTTTATGAGCCTCAGTTCTGTTCTTCAAGTATAAGGCAAAGAGCAATGATGAAGTTAGTCCTTAGTATGATTACACACTCAGAAGGGCACTGTAGTGTGGTGATCCAGAGTGTGCACTCTGGGACCAAACTGCCAGGGCTTAAACCTCAATTCTACCACCTGCTGGCTATTTGCCTCTGGGCAATTTAGTTCATCTTTGCATACTTTAATTCTCTCCTGTGTAAAATGAGAGTTTAAAATAGTCATCACAGGGTTGTTGCTTAAGAGCTCAGAAAACTGCACTCTTTAAACTCTACTTTCAAGCCTGATTTATCTCTTTACCACTGATAGTCTTAATTCTCATTTTATATCTTTGCTAACATGGTGTTTATACAGTTTACTTGATTTTTTCCACTTAGGCAAACTCTTAAAGTTCTAAACTTCTCCCTACAATGCTTTTCTGACTGCCCTTACAATGCTCACAATGGTCTTTTCTGTCTGAAGTCTTAGTGACTTTACAGCACAGGTATATTTATCTTATTTGTTCTGTGACTGTCTTacattgttgaattttttttaaaagcacttttctCCCTGTCCCCCAAACGAACCTAGGCATAGAAAGAAAGATGTGGTAGGGTAAAGCAGATTACAAAGTTGTGATCCATACATTCATCCTTACCTGATCCCGCAATGCTGGTGAGCTTGCTTCGTTCAAGTGGGGGAGCCCATTTTGCCCAAATTGTAAACTGACCTGTCCATGCCATACCCTGAAATGACAATTAGTAAGACTCGATCTCTAGTAGAATTTAGGAACCTATATCCCACACAGAATGAGAAAGTAACTGGTTACCTGAGCCATGCCCTGGACTGTCCGAATCACAATAACCAGAATCACTCCAAAGTCAGCAGTCAGTGGTGTAAAGAGGGTGAGAAGGGAGGAGATCAGCAAACCAGCACCAAGCATCTGTTTTGCTCCAAATATCCCTGCTAAATAGCCGCTTGGGATCAGAGTTAGTATTATCCCGTAGTTGATGGAGCTAAAGATGATACCCTGAGTTTCTGGACTCCATTCATATACAGAGACCTggggttgggtggggtggggggagggaggaaggaaaattctttactaagaatttattttataagaaaaatctAATTTATAGCCAGAGCTgcttatgctcagttgtgtctgactctttgtaactccatggactgtagcctgccagtctcctttttccatgggatttctcaggcaagagtactggagcagttgccattttctactccaggggatcttcctgacccagggatcaaatctatgtctcctgtgccttctgcattggcaggcagattctttaccactgtgccacctggattCTGGCCCTCCTATACAATATTAATTttggtttttctctattttttactaAACTTAAATATTCCAACTTCTCCAAACAACCCATTATATTCCTAAGTTGATTCTCTTAGATGGAGACAAAATAGAGTATATGAAGaggaaaaatgataaagaaatgaTTATATAGGTAGTTGATAGGAAGATGTAAATGAAATATAGTGAAAGATCTCCTTTTAACTATTTTGATTCTAGTAAATAATTTGGGTGACATGCTGATTCtcatttcaaaaaatttcaaaatacatcTTTATTGAATGCTTATCAAAATCAGtccctaaaataaaatttaagaatcatGGTCTATCCTAGCAGAACTGACTTCCTAAAACACATATTACACATTAATAAGACCACATTTCTCTTCTAATATAacccaataaataatttttggtaGCCACTAGATACATGGCACCATGGTATAAATTGaagagccccaaaacataaaatacaaaatataaaataactataaataaaGCAAGATACATGATTCATATCCGAATTCAAGCTTGAGGATCAACAGCAGTAAAATAGGGACTTTGAGAAGAGGGAAGAACAATTTGGGAAGGTCCCAGGAAGGAAGAAGTACTTGAACCATTCTTTGTAGAATGACTATGATTTGTATAAAGAGAAATAGGAAAACTCATTGTCACTGAAGAAATACAGCAAAAGTGGACTTGTAGCATTTGGAATGATACACAATGATTAGAAACTAACCGGGACTCTGACTTGCTCAAAGCAAAGACTGTTCCTGAGCCACTGACAGCAGATAAGAGTGTGCTGAGAAGCGGGCCAGGTTCTGGAGAAGTGCAACATTTCAAGAGAGGAGTTGGCAACTTGAAGATATCCTGGATTCTTACGCACAGGAGTGTGAATGTGTAGAACGAATAATGGAAGAAAGATTCGAGGCAG of the Bubalus kerabau isolate K-KA32 ecotype Philippines breed swamp buffalo chromosome 3, PCC_UOA_SB_1v2, whole genome shotgun sequence genome contains:
- the SLC17A2 gene encoding sodium-dependent phosphate transport protein 3 isoform X1, whose translation is MDEKPSTRKSPEFCSLRYGLALIMHFSNFTMITQRVSLSIAIIAMVNSTQQPGLFNTSTERPLAFTFNHSNRSIKEFNTAEVSVYEWSPETQGIIFSSINYGIILTLIPSGYLAGIFGAKQMLGAGLLISSLLTLFTPLTADFGVILVIVIRTVQGMAQGMAWTGQFTIWAKWAPPLERSKLTSIAGSGAAFGSFIILCVGGLISQALGWPFIFYIFGSIGCVCCLLWFTVIYDDPLHHPCISIREKEHIVSSLVQQSSSPRRSVPIKSMVRCLPLWAIFTGFFSHFWLCTIIITYLPTYISSVLRVNIRDSGVLSSLPFIAAASCTILGGQLADFLLSRNLLRLITVRKLFSSLGLLLPSLCAVALPFVASSYTTTIILLILIPGTSNLCDSGFIINTLDVAPRYASFLMGISRGFGLIAGIISSTATGFLISQDSVSGWRNVFFLAAAVNMFGLVFYLTFGQAEIQHWAKERTLTRL
- the SLC17A2 gene encoding sodium-dependent phosphate transport protein 3 isoform X2, with amino-acid sequence MDEKPSTRKSPEFCSLRYGLALIMHFSNFTMITQRVSLSIAIIAMVNSTQQPGLFNTSTERPLAFTFNHSNRSIKEFNTAEVSVYEWSPETQGIIFSSINYGIILTLIPSGYLAGIFGAKQMLGAGLLISSLLTLFTPLTADFGVILVIVIRTVQGMAQGMAWTGQFTIWAKWAPPLERSKLTSIAGSGAAFGSFIILCVGGLISQALGWPFIFYIFGSIGCVCCLLWFTVIYDDPLHHPCISIREKEHIVSSLVQQSSSPRRSVPIKSMVRCLPLWAIFTGFFSHFWLCTIIITYLPTYISSVLRVNIRDSGVLSSLPFIAAASCTILGGQLADFLLSRNLLRLITVRKLFSSLDMQVSSWESQGDLGSLQESSLPLPPDSLSVRILCLVGGMYFS